In the genome of Lysobacter sp. 5GHs7-4, the window GTTGCGAGAGCGGCGCGCTCACCAGCGGGCGCCGATCAGGCGCGGCTCGGGTTCGATGGCCACGCCGAAGCGCGCTTGCACGGAGTCGGCGATACGGCGGGCCAGGTCCAGCAACTGCGCGCCGCTGGCGTGGCCGTGGTTGACCAGCACCAGCGCGTGCGCGGCGGACACGCCGGCGTCGCCGTCGCGATGGCCTTTCCATCCGCAGGCGTCGATCAGCCAGCCGGCCGACAGTTTGCGGCTGTCGTCGTCGGCGCCGCGGAACACCGGCAGCGCGGGGTGTTCGGCCAGCAGCGACTCGGCCTGCGCGCGCGGCACGATCGGATTCTTGAAGAAGCTGCCGGCGTTGCCGAGCGTGGCCGGGTCGGGCAGCTTGCGGCGGCGGATCGCGATCACCGCTTCGGCGACCGTGCGCGGCGTCGGCGCGTCCACGCCCATCGCGGCCAGCTCCTCGCCCAGGCCGGCGTAGTCCAGGCGCAGCGCGGGCGTGCGCGGCAGCGCGAACTCGACCGCGGTGACCAGGTAACGGTCGGGCGCGTGCTTGAACAGGCTGTCGCGGTAAGCGAAGCGGCAGGCGGCGGCATCGAAGCGGTGCAGGGTGGCGGTGGCCGGTTCGAAGGCTTCCACGACGTGCACGAAATCGCGCACTTCCACGCCGTAGGCGCCGATGTTCTGGATCGGCGCGGCGCCGACCGTGCCCGGAATCAGGGCCAGGTTTTCCAGGCCGGCGTAGCCGGCTTCCAGCGTGCGCATCACGAAGCCGTGCCAGGGCACGCCGGCGTCGGCGCGCAGGATCGCGCCGTCGTGATCGGGCGCGGCGCCCAGCGTCTGCACGCGGTCGCCGGTCAGGGCGAGCACCGCGCCCTCGGGATCGCCGGCGAACAGCAGGTTGCTGCCGCCGCCCAGCACCAGAGCGATGCCGTCGCGCAGTTCGGGCAGGCGCAGGGCCTCGTCCAGGCGCGAGGCGTCGGCCACTTCGGCCAGCACCGGCGCGGTCGCGGCCACGCCGAAGGTATTGCGTCGGGTCAGCGCGGCCTCGCGCAGGAGGCGGACGGCGTCGCTCATGCCGGCGGGACGTTGCCGCGGCTCGGGGCTTCCTTGCGGCGTCGCATCGCTTCCACGCATTCGTGCACCAGCGCCGGCCCGCGATAGACCAGGCCGGTGTAGCACTGCACCAGGGCCGCGCCGGCTGCCATCTTGGTCACGGCGTCGGCGCCGGACAGGATGCCGCCGACGCCGATCATCGGGATCGATTCGGGCAGGCGCGTGCGCAGCATGCGCAGCACCGTGGTCGACTGGCCCATCAGCGGACGTCCGGACAGGCCGCCCATTTCGCCGGCGTGGCGCGCACCCTCGATGGCGATGCGCGAAACCGTGGTGTTGGTGGCGATCACGCCGTCGACCTGCAGTTCGCTGAGCACGCGCGCGGCCGCTTCGATGTCGTGGTCGGACAGGTCGGGCGCGATCTTGACCAGCATCGGCACGCGCTTGCCGTGCAGGCCGGCGTATTTCTCCTGCGCCTCGCGCAGGGTGCCGATCAGGCGGCGCAGCGATTGTTCTTCCTGCAGCTCGCGCAGGCCGGCGGTGTTGGGCGAGGAGATGTTGACCGTGATGTAGTCGGCCAGCGGATAGACCCGCTCCAGGCACAGCAGGTAGTCGTCCTCGGCCGACTCGTTCGGGGTGTCCTTGTTCTTGCCGATGTTGATGCCCAGCAGGCCGTGGCGGCGCTGGGCGCGCTCTACGTTGCGGACCAGGGCATCGACGCCCTCGTTGTTGAAGCCCAGACGGTTGATCACCGCCTCGTGCTCGGGCAGGCGGAACATGCGCGGCTTGGGGTTGCCTTCCTGCGGGCGCGGCGTGACCGTGCCGATCTCGACGAAGCCGAAGCCCAGCGCCAGCAGCGCATCGATGTGCGCGCCGTTCTTGTCCAGGCCGGCGGCCAGGCCGACGGGATTGGGGAAGGTCAGGCCGAAGGCCTTGGTCGGAAACGGCTTGGGCCGGCTGCTCAGCAGCGGATTGAGGCCGGTGCGGTAGGCCGTTTCCAGCGCCGTGAGGCCAAGGCCGTGCGCGCGTTCGGCATCCAGTCCGAACAGAAAGGGGCGGGCGAGGCTGTACACGGGATCGCAGGCGTCCGCTGTAGAACGAACGCGGATTATCGCCTAAGCGGCGCTTGCGAGGCGAGTGCGGATCGTCTTCACAGGCATCGGCTGCGCCGGGACGAGGCTTATCCGACCACGCCGCAGCACAGGAAGAACACGACGAAACCCAGCGCCGGCAAGGCCGTCAGCAGGACCGCGTAGCCCAGCCACAGCGCCGTGCTGGCCAGGCCCGAGCCGCCGGCGGGCTCCTGGCCGCGCCGGATCGCGGCACGTGCGCGGTGACCGCAGATCACCGCGAGCAAGGCCACGGCATGGGCCGGCAGCACGCGGCCCAGGTGCGCGGTCAGCCCCTGCGTGGCGAACCAGGCCCACACCGCCAATGCCCAGGCCAGCAGCGCCAGCGCGATGCCGACCAGGGGCCAGGCACCGGTGTGTTCGAGTTCGGGACGGTTCACGGGGGCGGGCCTGTGGCGTGCGGCGCTGGCCCAGGATAGCGGCGCGGATGCCCACGATCAGGGGCCGACC includes:
- the murB gene encoding UDP-N-acetylmuramate dehydrogenase is translated as MSDAVRLLREAALTRRNTFGVAATAPVLAEVADASRLDEALRLPELRDGIALVLGGGSNLLFAGDPEGAVLALTGDRVQTLGAAPDHDGAILRADAGVPWHGFVMRTLEAGYAGLENLALIPGTVGAAPIQNIGAYGVEVRDFVHVVEAFEPATATLHRFDAAACRFAYRDSLFKHAPDRYLVTAVEFALPRTPALRLDYAGLGEELAAMGVDAPTPRTVAEAVIAIRRRKLPDPATLGNAGSFFKNPIVPRAQAESLLAEHPALPVFRGADDDSRKLSAGWLIDACGWKGHRDGDAGVSAAHALVLVNHGHASGAQLLDLARRIADSVQARFGVAIEPEPRLIGARW
- a CDS encoding quinone-dependent dihydroorotate dehydrogenase, producing the protein MYSLARPFLFGLDAERAHGLGLTALETAYRTGLNPLLSSRPKPFPTKAFGLTFPNPVGLAAGLDKNGAHIDALLALGFGFVEIGTVTPRPQEGNPKPRMFRLPEHEAVINRLGFNNEGVDALVRNVERAQRRHGLLGINIGKNKDTPNESAEDDYLLCLERVYPLADYITVNISSPNTAGLRELQEEQSLRRLIGTLREAQEKYAGLHGKRVPMLVKIAPDLSDHDIEAAARVLSELQVDGVIATNTTVSRIAIEGARHAGEMGGLSGRPLMGQSTTVLRMLRTRLPESIPMIGVGGILSGADAVTKMAAGAALVQCYTGLVYRGPALVHECVEAMRRRKEAPSRGNVPPA